One window of the Trifolium pratense cultivar HEN17-A07 linkage group LG2, ARS_RC_1.1, whole genome shotgun sequence genome contains the following:
- the LOC123909722 gene encoding putative inactive cadmium/zinc-transporting ATPase HMA3 — MSSVEEKSKEGKKLQKSYFDVVGLCCSSEVPLIENILKPLQGIKEVSVIVPSRTVIVVHDSNLISQLQIVKALNQARLEANIRVYGNEKHKKKWPSIYSVTSGLLLALSFLKFVYPPFKYLALGAVAAGALPIILKAFVSIRNLRFDINILVIIAVIGTISMEDYLEAGTIVFLFSIAEWLESRASHKANAVMSSLMSIAPQKAVIAETGELVDVDEVKVNTVLAVKAGEVIPIDGVVLDGNCEVDEKTLTGESFPVAKQKDSTVWAGTINLNGYISVKTTALAEDCVVAKMAKLVEEAQNSKTSTQRLIDKFAKFYTPAVVVISSLVAVVPIVLKVHNEKYWLHFALVVLVSACPCALVLSTPVATFCAYTKAATSGLLIKGGDSLETLAKIKIMAFDKTGTITKGEFVVTNFQSLSDDIDLNTLIYWVSSIESKSSHPLAEAVVDHGRSLSIEPNPEKVTEFENFPGEGICGKIDDRVLYIGNKKIATRVGSETVVPRLEGEVQGGKTIGYIYSGSTPVGIFSLSDACRSGVQEAIWQLKLMGIKTAMLTGDCQSAAMQAQEQLGNVLEVVHAELLPEGKVKIISEFKREGPTAMLGDGINDAPALALADIGISMGISGSALATETGDIILMSNDLRKIPEAIKLARKSRRKVIENIILSVITKVAILALAIAGHPIVWAAVLADVGTCLAVILNSMLLLRKKHKHGGQSCKSSTHHNHKNGCGDTNSGSSHHHHHHQHHHQHQHQHQRHSHKHCCSEKAEPQKCASQSCSSKNPPCTSNPSLSGNVDHLKNMENHDQCKGSDELHESDHCHHGKCDKSQDVVQKHDIENKCCSDSHNVALNAEDTGAASVHSHGNCLAHKSHGEKHCHNQNIDMITHDSTSLGSPCHIHSCDEKESQQFIKHCHSNHGCENLHDHGTIHDIHHKKSGCHSDFKEHETDEISIDIITEHVESAPKHGCSSLEDKQKDSCKDCSKPCEILPVECGGCEVLNEKEVSSCCKNECSSKESIETSIMHACISFDKREVAGCCKSYMKECCGRHGHPGAGSFVGGLSEIVTE; from the exons atgTCTTCTGTTGAAGAGAAAAGCAAGGAAGGAAAAAAGCTACAAAAAAGCTACTTTGATGTGGTTGGTTTATGTTGTTCTTCAGAGGTTCCTCTGATTGAAAACATCCTTAAACCTCTCCAAGGAATCAAAGAGGTTTCTGTCATCGTACCTTCAAGAACTGTCATCGTTGTTCATGACTCAAATCTCATTTCTCAACTCCAAATTG TTAAGGCATTGAATCAAGCAAGACTAGAGGCAAATATTAGAGTATATGGAaatgaaaaacacaaaaagaaaTGGCCAAGTATTTATTCAGTTACTTCTGGATTGTTACTTGCACTTTCATTTCTTAAATTTGTGTATCCACCTTTCAAATATCTTGCTCTTGGTGCTGTTGCTGCCGGTGCACTTCCGATCATCTTGAAAGCTTTTGTGTCCATAAGGAACCTTAGATTTGACATTAACATTCTTGTCATCATAGCAG TTATTGGCACAATCTCTATGGAAGATTATTTGGAAGCAGGCACCATTGTTTTCCTCTTCTCAATTGCAGAATGGCTAGAGTCAAGGGCTAGCCACAAG GCAAATGCAGTGATGTCGTCGTTGATGAGCATTGCTCCACAAAAAGCAGTGATAGCTGAAACAGGAGAGCTTGTAGATGTTGATGAGGTGAAAGTAAACACAGTTTTAGCAGTTAAAGCAGGAGAGGTTATACCTATTGATGGAGTTGTTTTAGATGGTAACTGTGAAGTTGATGAGAAAACATTGACTGGAGAATCATTCCCTGTAGCTAAACAAAAAGATTCTACTGTATGGGCTGGCACAATCAATTTAAATG gTTATATTAGTGTGAAGACTACTGCATTAGCTGAAGATTGTGTGGTGGCTAAAATGGCAAAGTTAGTGGAAGAAGCTCAAAACAGCAAAACTAGCACTCAGAGATTGATAGACAAGTTTGCCAAGTTTTATACTCCAG CTGTTGTAGTGATATCAAGTCTTGTAGCAGTGGTTCCAATTGTGTTAAAAGTacataatgaaaaatattggcTTCACTTTGCACTAGTTGTTTTAGTAAGTGCATGTCCATGTGCACTTGTACTTTCAACACCAGTTGCAACTTTTTGTGCTTATACCAAAGCTGCTACATCTGGTCTTCTCATCAAAGGGGGTGATTCTCTTGAAACATTGGCCAAAATTAAAATCATGGCTTTTGACAAAACTGGTACCATAACAAAGGGTGAATTTGTGGTCACAAATTTTCAATCTCTTTCAGATGACATTGATTTGAACACATTAATTTACTG GGTGTCAAGCATTGAGAGCAAGTCAAGCCATCCATTGGCAGAAGCAGTTGTTGACCATGGAAGGTCTCTCTCTATTGAACCAAATCCAGAAAAGGTGACggaatttgaaaattttcccgGAGAAGGAATCTGTGGAAAAATTGATGACAGAGTTCTCTACATTGGAAACAAAAAAATCGCCACAAGAGTAGGGTCTGAAACAG TTGTTCCGAGGTTAGAAGGTGAAGTTCAAGGAGGAAAGACTATTGGTTACATATACTCAGGATCAACCCCAGTTGGAATTTTCTCTCTATCTGATGCTTGTCGATCAGGGGTTCAGGAGGCAATATGGCAGCTAAAGTTGATGGGAATCAAAACCGCAATGCTCACCGGAGATTGCCAATCAGCTGCGATGCAAGCACAGGAACAG TTAGGTAATGTCCTTGAGGTAGTCCATGCAGAACTTTTACCGGAGGGAAAGGTAAAAATCATCTCAGAATTTAAAAGAGAAGGCCCAACAGCCATGCTAGGAGATGGTATCAATGATGCGCCGGCATTAGCTTTGGCTGATATCGGAATATCAATGGGAATTTCAGGTTCGGCATTAGCAACCGAAACTGGGGACATCATTCTTATGTCGAATGACCTCAGAAAAATCCCAGAAGCAATTAAGCTTGCGAGAAAATCTAGAAGGAAGGTGATAGAGAACATTATATTGTCCGTGATCACTAAGGTTGCAATCCTTGCCTTGGCAATTGCTGGTCACCCAATTGTTTGGGCAGCAGTTCTTGCTGATGTTGGAACATGTCTGGCGGTAATCTTAAACAGCATGTTACTTTTGCGAAAAAAACACAAGCATGGAGGACAAAGTTGTAAATCGTCAACTCATCATAACCACAAAAATGGTTGTGGTGACACTAACAGTGGATcctctcatcatcatcatcatcatcaacatcatcatcagcATCAGCATCAACATCAACGTCATAGCCATAAGCATTGTTGCTCAGAAAAGGCTGAGCCCCAGAAGTGTGCCTCCCAGTCATGTTCCTCAAAGAATCCACCCTGCACTTCAAATCCAAGTTTAAGTGGAAATGTTGATCATCTCAAAAACATGGAGAATCATGATCAATGTAAAGGAAGCGATGAATTACATGAATCAGATCACTGTCATCATGGAAAATGTGACAAGAGTCAAGATGTAGTCCAGAAGCATGATATTGAAAACAAGTGTTGTTCAGATTCACACAATGTGGCTCTAAATGCCGAAGATACCGGTGCGGCATCAGTACACAGTCATGGCAATTGTTTGGCACATAAGTCACATGGGGAAAAACACTGCCACAACCAAAATATTGACATGATTACACATGATAGCACTTCACTTGGTTCTCCATGTCATATCCATTCCTGTGATGAAAAAGAAAGCCAACAATTTATTAAGCATTGCCACTCGAACCATGGTTGTGAAAATCTACACGACCACGGAACCATTCATGACATTCATCATAAAAAATCAGGTTGTCATTCTGATTTTAAGGAGCACGAGACAGATGAAATATCCATCGACATCATAACTGAGCACGTTGAATCAGCTCCGAAGCACGGTTGTTCAAGTTTGGAAGACAAACAAAAAGATTCCTGTAAAGACTGCTCCAAACCATGTGAGATTTTACCTGTTGAGTGTGGTGGCTGTGAGGTTTTGAATGAGAAAGAAGTTAGTTCATGTTGCAAGAATGAGTGTTCTTCAAAGGAATCGATCGAAACATCAATTATGCATGCTTGTATTAGTTTCGACAAAAGAGAAGTTGCTGGATGTTGCAAGAGTTACATGAAGGAATGCTGTGGCAGGCATGGACATCCAGGAGCTGGTAGTTTTGTAGGAGGTTTATCAGAAATAGTTACAGAATAG